The region TTCGCCAGGCGATGGCGGAACTCGTGGCACCGCTCACAATCGTCACGACAGTGGACGAGAATGGGCGTCGCTGGGGTTTCACTGCCAGTTCCGTCACGTCTGGATCCCTTGAGCCGCCGCTGCTGCTGGTCGGCGTGGACCGCCGATCGAGCTGCCACGCGGCCATCACCTCCTGTCGCGAGTTCGTGGTGAACGTCCTCGGCGAGCAGCACCGCGACCTGGCGAGGACCTTCGCCACCCACGGCGTCGACCGCTTCGCGGGCGGCGAACTGGGCTACTGGCCCGACTCCGGCCTGCCCTGCCTGCTCGACGCGAAAGCGGCCTTCCGCTGCGTGTCGAGCGGCACCCTCGCGGTCGGGGACCACGACCTGCTGGTCGGGTCGATGGTGGCGACGCGACTGAACGTCGGCGGCACCCCGCTGCTGTGGTACCAGCGTGACTTCGCCCTGCCGGCCAGGGAGGCCGGCGTGGTCCGCAAGCCGGTGTGAGTCACCGGCCTTCTGCCCCCACCATCTGTCGTCACGTCCGTCGCCAGGCCCGTCACCAGGCCCGTCATTGGGCCGTCACCAGGCCCGTCATTGGGCCGTCACCCGGCCCGTCATTGGGCCCGCGCCCCGCGCGTGAGCCGACGGCTCGCGGCGCCGCCCGGCTGTCTTCGCCCGGCGTGTCAGGCTCAGGGCATCGAGCGGTCGGCGCCGAATATCGCGCGCACTCCCACTATTAACCCCATTTGCGGGCGAATTCTCCCGGTCGCCACTCAGGGCGTTTCCCCTTGAAAAGGACAATAAACCCCTATCCCTGCTAAGCCAATGATAGGGGGCGAATCCTCTGGCGGTTCGGGGTTGCATCCCGATTCAATGAATCAGCAAATGAGCGTTCGCCGCCGTGGTCGACGGCCAGCTCACCCGAAGAACCCTGATGAGTGAAGAGGTACCTCATGCTGAGTCTTACGGAGTCAGCCACCATCACCGGCGACATCGCCTCAGTCTGGGAGACCGTGTCGGACCCGGCCTCGTGGGCGAGCTGGGACCCGCACGTCGACGTGTCGCGCTTCGAGGGCGACTTCGTGCCGGGCGCGGAGGGCTGGACCAAGCCGCGCGGCGCCCCCGGAGGCCCGTTCACGGTGGTCGCGGTCATTCCCGGCAAGGAGTACTCGACCGAATCGCCGATGCCCGGCGGAGCCATGGCCATCACCAACACCTACGAGCAGATCGGCGCCGGCCAGGTCAGGGTGACCCGCCGGGTCCAGTTGACCGGCTGGTTCACGCCGGTCTTCAAGCTGTTCTGGGCCAAGGGCATGGCACGCGACATGCACCACACCTTCACGGCGCTGGAGCAGGAGGCCCAGCGCCGAGCGGCGAGCGTCTGAAACCGGGAGTGCGACGATGACCCACGCGGCGATCATCGGCGGTGGGATGGCCGGGATGCTGGCGGCGACTGCGATCGCCCGCCACGTCGACCGGGTCACCATCATCGAGAGCGATACCTTTCCCAGCTCGCCCGCCCAGCGGCGCGGGCTTCCCCAGGGCCACCACAACCACATGCTCTTCGGCGGCGGGGCGATGGCGCTCGACACGCTGCTGCCCAAGACGACCGACCTGCTCTACGCGCACGGGGCGCACCACCTGCGGATCGGGGAGCGGATGGCGATGCTGTCCC is a window of Microbispora sp. NBC_01189 DNA encoding:
- a CDS encoding SRPBCC family protein — its product is MLSLTESATITGDIASVWETVSDPASWASWDPHVDVSRFEGDFVPGAEGWTKPRGAPGGPFTVVAVIPGKEYSTESPMPGGAMAITNTYEQIGAGQVRVTRRVQLTGWFTPVFKLFWAKGMARDMHHTFTALEQEAQRRAASV
- a CDS encoding flavin reductase family protein yields the protein MAELVAPLTIVTTVDENGRRWGFTASSVTSGSLEPPLLLVGVDRRSSCHAAITSCREFVVNVLGEQHRDLARTFATHGVDRFAGGELGYWPDSGLPCLLDAKAAFRCVSSGTLAVGDHDLLVGSMVATRLNVGGTPLLWYQRDFALPAREAGVVRKPV